Proteins encoded in a region of the Veillonella parvula genome:
- a CDS encoding DNA polymerase III subunit alpha, producing the protein MQPFVHLHSHTEFSLLDGISRLPDMVRRAKELNQPALAITDHGNMYAAIYFYKECMAQGVKPIIGCEVYVTEHSRFDRPEGRSRERLKHLILLAETMEGYRNLVKIVSKASTEGMLYRPRADRDLLRQYSKGIIALSACIQGEIPQYILQDNMEGAKRSIEWYIETYGKDNFFLEIQNHGLPEEAKAQEELIKLSKEYGLGIVASNDFHYVLKEDADAQDIKVCISTGRRRAEVDRLKFPNDEFYLKSGDEMAELFGHIPGAIENTLKIADRCNVEFNFDEHHLPHFDVPEGETSKTYLRKVCEREIPRLYGETSEELQKRLDYELDVIGTMGFEDYFLIVWDYVRYAREHDILVGPGRGSAAGSVVAYLLGITGLDPLKYDLLFERFLNPERVSMPDIDIDFCYEKRGQAIEYVTRKYGQARVSQIITFGTEAARAVIRDVGRVLDLPLAEVNRIAKIIPNELGITLDKALQGKDLKDLYESDSNVKELFDFGKKLEGIARNSSTHAAGVVISADPLDDHVPVQNANDEGFVTQYDKDNIEELGLLKMDFLGLRTLTVMGDALKLIKANRGIDLDLDAIPLDDKAACDLLTKGDTSGVFQLESEGITKLVMDLKPEHFEDLIPLVALYRPGPLGSGMVADFIDRRHGKKEVTYLHPILEPILKDTFGVILYQEQVMQIASAMGGFSLGQADLMRRAMGKKKESVLKAQRESFIQGSINNGIEESVANEVFDLLVYFAGYGFNKSHSAAYAYIAYQTAYLKAHYFPEFMAATMTSFMQNMQKLTYYINACKKHNVKVLGPDINYSERSFAVQDDAIRFGLGGIKNVGDNAIDRLIRERNEHGLYTDIVDFCKRVDNKVVNKRLLESLIRCGAMDGFKENRNQLLHMYESAQAVGAKEQKDAAMGTMNLFGDMEEAVDFIPVPNVEDLSEDDKLKDEKEYTGFYITGHPLQGYAKELEGLFELGALVENPEQYDGQTITFGGLIENKSDRMTKRNEVMSILRIEDYSGAANVVAFPKVFSQSQQFLAVDMIVKVKGRVDADEKGVQIIADRITPLKVNYSQAKQVAIHIYSQYDTLENSEALKRVLTNTAGSVPTSLYLHRQRKRINLPPNMCFDPSDESIRAIESILGEGSVEVQ; encoded by the coding sequence ATGCAGCCATTTGTACATTTACATAGTCATACAGAGTTTAGTTTGCTTGACGGCATCAGTCGTTTGCCTGACATGGTACGTCGTGCGAAGGAGCTAAATCAGCCCGCCCTTGCCATTACAGATCACGGCAATATGTACGCAGCCATTTATTTCTACAAAGAATGTATGGCTCAAGGCGTTAAGCCTATCATCGGTTGTGAAGTGTATGTAACGGAACATAGCCGATTCGATCGTCCCGAAGGTCGCAGCCGTGAACGATTAAAACATCTCATCCTATTAGCTGAGACCATGGAAGGGTATCGTAATCTTGTTAAAATTGTGTCTAAAGCATCTACGGAAGGTATGTTGTATCGTCCTCGTGCAGACCGCGATTTATTGCGCCAATATAGTAAAGGCATAATTGCGCTTAGTGCGTGTATTCAAGGGGAGATCCCTCAGTATATCTTGCAAGACAATATGGAAGGCGCTAAACGCTCCATCGAATGGTATATCGAGACATACGGCAAGGATAATTTTTTCTTAGAAATTCAAAATCATGGTTTGCCAGAGGAGGCTAAGGCCCAAGAGGAGCTCATTAAGCTCAGCAAGGAATATGGTCTTGGCATTGTAGCGTCTAATGATTTCCACTATGTCTTAAAAGAGGATGCAGACGCGCAAGATATAAAGGTATGTATTTCTACAGGTCGTCGCCGTGCTGAGGTAGACCGCTTAAAATTCCCAAATGATGAGTTCTATCTCAAGTCTGGGGATGAAATGGCAGAGCTATTTGGACATATTCCGGGGGCCATTGAAAACACCTTAAAAATTGCAGACCGCTGTAATGTAGAGTTTAATTTTGATGAACATCACTTGCCGCACTTTGATGTGCCAGAAGGGGAAACCTCTAAAACGTATTTACGTAAGGTTTGTGAACGAGAAATTCCACGCCTTTATGGGGAGACCTCTGAAGAATTACAAAAACGTCTCGACTACGAGTTAGATGTTATTGGCACCATGGGCTTTGAGGACTACTTCCTCATCGTATGGGATTATGTGCGCTATGCCCGTGAGCATGATATCTTAGTCGGCCCTGGCCGTGGTTCTGCGGCAGGTTCTGTAGTAGCCTACCTATTGGGTATTACCGGTCTTGATCCATTGAAATACGATTTGCTCTTTGAACGGTTCTTAAATCCAGAGCGGGTAAGCATGCCCGATATCGATATTGACTTCTGCTATGAAAAGCGTGGTCAAGCCATCGAATATGTAACGAGAAAATACGGTCAAGCTCGCGTATCTCAGATTATTACCTTTGGTACAGAGGCAGCACGTGCCGTTATTCGTGACGTAGGTCGCGTGCTCGATTTACCACTAGCCGAAGTGAACCGCATTGCTAAGATTATTCCCAACGAATTGGGTATTACCTTAGATAAGGCACTACAAGGCAAGGACTTAAAGGATTTGTATGAATCTGATTCAAATGTAAAAGAACTGTTTGATTTCGGTAAAAAGTTAGAAGGAATTGCACGCAATTCGTCCACTCATGCGGCGGGCGTCGTAATTTCTGCGGATCCTTTAGATGACCATGTACCGGTACAAAATGCCAACGATGAAGGCTTTGTAACGCAGTACGATAAGGATAATATCGAGGAATTAGGCCTCTTAAAGATGGACTTCTTGGGCCTCCGTACCTTGACGGTTATGGGGGATGCCTTAAAGCTTATCAAGGCTAACCGCGGCATTGACCTCGACTTAGATGCTATCCCACTCGATGATAAGGCGGCTTGCGACCTCCTCACAAAGGGCGACACCTCTGGTGTATTCCAGCTTGAGTCAGAAGGTATTACGAAGCTTGTTATGGATCTTAAGCCTGAGCATTTTGAGGACTTGATTCCGTTGGTAGCTTTGTATCGTCCAGGTCCACTTGGTTCTGGTATGGTGGCGGATTTTATCGACCGTCGTCATGGTAAAAAAGAGGTTACCTACTTACATCCAATTTTGGAACCTATATTGAAAGATACCTTCGGGGTAATCTTATACCAAGAACAGGTTATGCAGATTGCTTCCGCCATGGGGGGATTCTCCCTTGGTCAAGCGGATTTGATGCGCCGTGCCATGGGTAAGAAAAAGGAATCTGTTCTAAAGGCACAGCGGGAGTCCTTTATTCAAGGCTCCATTAACAATGGTATAGAAGAATCCGTGGCGAACGAAGTATTCGACTTGCTTGTATACTTTGCAGGCTATGGCTTTAATAAATCACATAGTGCGGCGTATGCGTATATTGCGTACCAAACGGCGTATTTGAAAGCCCACTATTTCCCTGAATTCATGGCGGCAACCATGACTAGTTTCATGCAGAATATGCAGAAATTGACTTATTACATCAATGCCTGCAAGAAGCACAATGTTAAGGTGTTGGGCCCAGATATTAACTATTCTGAGCGTAGCTTCGCCGTACAAGACGACGCTATTCGTTTCGGCCTTGGCGGTATCAAGAACGTAGGGGATAATGCCATCGATCGCTTGATTCGTGAGCGCAATGAGCACGGTCTGTATACGGATATCGTGGACTTTTGCAAACGGGTGGACAACAAGGTCGTTAATAAACGATTGCTTGAAAGTCTCATTCGCTGCGGCGCCATGGATGGTTTCAAGGAAAATCGTAACCAATTGTTGCATATGTATGAAAGCGCACAAGCCGTTGGTGCTAAAGAGCAAAAAGATGCTGCTATGGGTACCATGAACCTCTTTGGCGATATGGAAGAAGCTGTCGATTTCATCCCTGTTCCCAATGTAGAGGATTTATCAGAAGACGATAAATTAAAGGATGAAAAGGAATATACTGGCTTTTACATTACGGGGCATCCATTGCAAGGATATGCGAAAGAATTGGAAGGGCTCTTTGAACTGGGCGCTCTCGTAGAAAATCCAGAGCAATACGATGGTCAAACCATTACCTTTGGCGGTCTCATCGAAAATAAATCGGACCGCATGACAAAGCGTAATGAGGTTATGTCCATTCTTCGCATCGAAGATTATTCTGGTGCGGCTAACGTAGTGGCATTCCCTAAGGTCTTTAGTCAAAGCCAGCAATTCCTTGCGGTCGATATGATTGTTAAGGTAAAAGGTCGTGTTGATGCGGATGAAAAGGGCGTGCAAATCATTGCAGACCGTATTACGCCGCTAAAGGTAAACTATAGCCAGGCAAAACAGGTGGCAATCCACATTTATAGCCAATATGATACGCTAGAAAATAGCGAAGCCTTAAAACGTGTATTGACTAATACCGCTGGCTCCGTGCCAACGTCATTATATTTACACCGTCAACGAAAACGGATTAATCTGCCCCCAAATATGTGCTTTGACCCTAGTGATGAATCCATTAGGGCTATTGAATCTATTCTAGGCGAGGGCTCCGTAGAGGTACAGTAA
- a CDS encoding DUF3969 family protein, with protein sequence MIYFKNKKSLDTFLVVFILGAVKAYRRNYIDLTILEYYIFSMLIRLMCRKAHLSNKLLNIIGDGMSLEDVDEWMARRIPIPPLNDMLDDIECSSWIALIERELEGNTLSEALKISTHDEEKLGIYFFTDYVEDIFWALFLLGLYEVLQKPEFISESILSCIKQTYLSEIYTCERIQNEDLQACISNLQEIADTNISGQLSKDLITMKAKLASLQVLLPFYDVSSDKLETGIDLKATKGMFWQIKVSGKFIDLGL encoded by the coding sequence ATGATTTATTTTAAAAATAAAAAAAGTTTAGATACATTTTTAGTGGTCTTTATATTAGGTGCTGTTAAGGCATATAGACGAAATTATATTGATTTGACCATTCTAGAATATTACATATTTAGTATGTTAATTCGATTAATGTGCAGAAAAGCACATCTGTCCAATAAATTGTTAAATATTATTGGAGATGGGATGAGTTTAGAGGATGTTGATGAGTGGATGGCTCGTAGGATTCCTATACCACCATTAAATGATATGTTAGATGATATTGAATGCAGTAGTTGGATTGCTTTAATAGAACGGGAGTTAGAGGGTAATACTTTATCTGAAGCGTTAAAGATTTCTACACATGATGAAGAGAAGCTCGGTATCTATTTCTTTACCGATTATGTAGAGGATATATTTTGGGCGTTGTTTTTGTTAGGATTATATGAAGTCTTACAAAAACCTGAATTTATTTCTGAATCAATCTTAAGTTGTATTAAACAGACCTATTTGTCTGAAATATATACGTGTGAACGTATTCAGAATGAAGATCTTCAAGCATGTATTTCCAATTTACAAGAGATAGCTGATACTAATATATCAGGGCAATTAAGTAAAGATTTAATTACTATGAAGGCAAAATTAGCATCATTACAGGTATTATTACCATTTTATGATGTGAGTTCTGACAAGTTAGAAACAGGCATTGATTTAAAAGCCACTAAAGGGATGTTCTGGCAGATTAAAGTTTCAGGGAAGTTTATAGACTTGGGATTATAG
- a CDS encoding M48 family metallopeptidase yields the protein MFYDKIKGMNTSTTRSITYNGDTIEYELTIKRVKNMNMRITKDGVIHVSANGYVPDYRVDKFVIENMSFIERARYKIDALNAKRVDALQYVNGESLSILGIPVTLRLVEQDGKPHIGFDGKAILTMVVPQGTTFDAKHKLMQSYWRNLGEKVFVHWAKVVYQRFHKQGIDVPMPTIKQQRMKSRWGSCTPSKQLIKMNTRLLEGPQAYIEYVMVHEFAHFKYLDHSKNFHNLVAQFLPDWKARKKSLNVYFAHRP from the coding sequence GTGTTTTATGATAAAATAAAAGGTATGAATACTTCAACAACTAGGTCTATTACCTATAATGGTGACACAATTGAATATGAGTTAACCATCAAGCGTGTGAAGAACATGAACATGCGCATTACAAAGGATGGTGTGATCCATGTGTCGGCGAATGGGTATGTGCCGGATTATAGGGTGGACAAGTTTGTCATCGAGAATATGTCCTTCATTGAGCGGGCTCGTTACAAGATTGATGCATTGAATGCCAAGCGCGTCGATGCGTTGCAGTATGTGAATGGTGAAAGTTTATCCATCCTCGGCATTCCAGTTACGTTGCGCTTAGTTGAGCAGGATGGAAAGCCTCACATAGGCTTTGACGGGAAAGCCATTCTTACCATGGTTGTACCTCAGGGTACGACCTTTGACGCTAAACATAAATTAATGCAAAGTTATTGGCGTAATTTAGGGGAGAAGGTCTTTGTCCACTGGGCGAAGGTCGTGTATCAGCGCTTTCACAAGCAAGGTATTGATGTACCTATGCCAACTATAAAACAGCAGCGCATGAAGAGCCGTTGGGGTTCTTGTACGCCATCGAAGCAGCTCATCAAGATGAATACCCGCTTATTAGAGGGGCCACAGGCGTATATTGAGTACGTTATGGTTCATGAGTTTGCTCATTTTAAATATTTAGACCATTCCAAGAACTTTCACAATCTCGTGGCACAGTTTTTGCCAGATTGGAAGGCTCGTAAGAAGTCATTGAACGTGTATTTTGCTCATCGCCCTTAA